A stretch of the Haloplanus aerogenes genome encodes the following:
- a CDS encoding DUF7108 family protein, translating into MTDLPREVVDAAERLTRLARRAVDDAEAAAYERDRDERLDEYGFTARIRESDDTLVLHPAEWLDGDTARMDRIEDTDRAVEVPLSGSGDPEEWDDVETHNAEVVAQVAERTGEIHAANARAFADFMGNHYARRVETATAAELEEFLTEYYPRNAWPSEEERDAVTQSLEHVFAVTETALPEFTAARR; encoded by the coding sequence ATGACTGACCTGCCACGCGAGGTCGTGGACGCGGCGGAGCGGCTGACCCGACTGGCCCGTCGGGCGGTCGACGACGCGGAAGCGGCCGCGTACGAACGCGACCGGGACGAACGGCTCGACGAATACGGCTTCACCGCGCGCATCCGCGAGAGCGACGACACGCTCGTTCTCCACCCGGCCGAGTGGCTGGATGGAGACACGGCGCGAATGGACCGGATCGAGGACACCGACCGCGCGGTCGAGGTACCGCTCTCGGGCAGCGGCGACCCCGAAGAATGGGACGACGTAGAGACCCACAACGCCGAGGTGGTCGCGCAGGTGGCCGAGCGCACGGGCGAGATTCACGCGGCGAACGCGCGGGCGTTCGCCGACTTCATGGGGAATCACTACGCGCGGCGAGTGGAGACGGCGACGGCCGCGGAACTCGAGGAGTTTCTGACGGAGTACTATCCACGGAACGCGTGGCCGAGCGAGGAAGAGCGCGATGCCGTCACGCAGTCGCTCGAACACGTCTTCGCCGTCACGGAGACGGCACTGCCCGAGTTTACTGCTGCGCGTCGATGA
- the rnhA gene encoding ribonuclease HI produces the protein MPTLDCDPAVARRRLEEAGVEIGPGNTEHERWRAERGDAVAVAYDDTVVVQGARPTDLTALLSESGGRAHVYFDGASRGNPGPGAVGWVIVSGDGIVDEGSETIGRTTNNRAEYEALIRALEMARDHGFDEVDVRGDSELIVKQVRGAWNTNDPDLRERRVRARELLDGFDRWSLEHVPREINDRADQLANEALDDD, from the coding sequence ATGCCGACTCTCGACTGCGATCCAGCGGTGGCTCGACGGCGGCTGGAGGAGGCCGGCGTCGAAATCGGGCCGGGGAACACGGAACACGAACGGTGGCGCGCCGAACGCGGCGATGCGGTCGCGGTCGCCTACGACGATACGGTGGTCGTTCAGGGGGCGCGCCCGACGGATCTGACCGCACTCCTCTCCGAGTCTGGTGGGCGGGCCCACGTCTACTTCGACGGCGCGAGTCGCGGCAACCCCGGTCCCGGGGCGGTGGGGTGGGTCATCGTCTCGGGCGACGGCATCGTCGACGAGGGCAGCGAGACCATCGGCCGGACGACGAACAACCGCGCGGAGTACGAGGCGCTGATCCGGGCGCTCGAAATGGCCCGGGATCACGGCTTCGACGAAGTGGACGTGCGCGGCGACTCCGAGTTGATCGTCAAGCAAGTGCGCGGAGCGTGGAACACGAACGATCCCGACCTGCGCGAACGGCGGGTCCGGGCCCGGGAGTTGCTCGACGGCTTCGACCGCTGGTCGCTGGAACACGTACCGCGAGAGATAAACGACCGCGCCGACCAACTGGCGAACGAAGCGCTGGACGATGACTGA
- a CDS encoding alpha/beta fold hydrolase, whose protein sequence is MDAAHPPSTESVDCVPIDDDRHVAYAEYGDPTGRPVLFLHGTPGSHRLGRLFDDTARREGVRLLAIDRPGYGRSSPWPTRDLTDTGAFVVPVLDDVGVDRAGVVGFSGGGPHALALAATHGARVERVDVVSGATPPSVGETPTTQRLLETLASTAPSLLRGLFRGQATLAEFFPPAVVVSQYTTAEGRASLSDDVAALVARDFVEAFAQTRRGAVTELRLLSAPWPFSLSTLDVSVNLWHGANDTNVPVEGVRRFCDRLPDAQLTVFEDADHLTTLLRSRSSVVADVG, encoded by the coding sequence ATGGACGCCGCCCACCCTCCCTCCACCGAGTCCGTCGACTGCGTGCCGATCGACGACGACCGCCACGTCGCCTACGCCGAGTACGGCGACCCCACCGGACGCCCCGTCCTCTTCCTTCACGGGACGCCGGGCTCTCACCGCCTCGGACGACTGTTCGACGACACGGCCCGACGTGAGGGTGTCCGTCTCCTCGCCATCGACCGGCCCGGATACGGCCGATCCTCGCCGTGGCCGACACGCGACCTGACCGACACCGGCGCGTTCGTCGTGCCCGTCCTCGACGACGTGGGGGTCGACCGCGCGGGCGTCGTCGGCTTCTCCGGCGGCGGTCCGCACGCCCTCGCCCTCGCGGCGACACACGGCGCTCGCGTCGAACGCGTCGACGTGGTGTCGGGTGCGACGCCGCCGTCGGTCGGGGAAACGCCGACGACACAGCGGCTGCTCGAAACGCTGGCGTCGACGGCACCCTCGCTTCTGCGCGGCCTGTTTCGCGGGCAGGCGACGCTCGCGGAGTTCTTCCCGCCCGCCGTCGTGGTCTCACAGTACACCACCGCGGAGGGGCGGGCGTCGCTGTCCGACGACGTGGCGGCACTCGTCGCCCGCGACTTCGTCGAGGCGTTCGCGCAGACGCGACGCGGAGCCGTCACCGAACTTCGCTTGCTCTCGGCGCCGTGGCCGTTCTCGCTGTCGACGCTCGACGTTTCCGTCAACCTCTGGCACGGCGCGAACGACACGAACGTCCCCGTCGAGGGCGTCCGACGCTTCTGTGACCGTCTGCCCGACGCCCAACTCACGGTGTTCGAGGACGCCGACCACCTGACCACGCTCCTCCGGAGTCGGTCGTCGGTGGTCGCGGACGTCGGATAG
- a CDS encoding transcription initiation factor IIB: MTRPTRQREDRTRWQGEEEEEADEDVDLDDLDPEDLVRTADGELIHEETGLIIEEEQIDPGPEWRAFNHQERQEKSRVGAPTTQTMHDKGLTTTIDWKDKDAYGRSISSRKRSQMHRLRKWQERIRTKDAGERNLQFALSEIDRMASALGVPRSVREVASVIYRRALNEDLIRGRSIEGVATAALYAACRKEGIPRSLEEISEVSRVERKEIGRTYRYISQELGLEMKPVDPKKYVPRFCSELDLSEEVQAKANEIIETTAEKGLLSGKSPTGYAAAAIYAASLLCNEKKTQREVADVAQVTEVTIRNRYQEQIEAMGIHS, encoded by the coding sequence ATGACACGGCCCACCCGCCAGCGGGAAGACCGGACGCGATGGCAGGGCGAGGAGGAGGAGGAAGCCGACGAAGACGTCGACCTCGACGATCTCGATCCCGAAGATCTCGTCAGGACGGCCGACGGCGAACTGATTCACGAGGAAACCGGGCTCATTATCGAGGAAGAACAGATCGACCCGGGCCCGGAGTGGCGGGCGTTCAACCACCAGGAACGGCAGGAGAAATCGCGGGTGGGGGCCCCGACCACCCAGACGATGCACGACAAGGGGCTGACGACGACGATCGACTGGAAAGACAAAGACGCCTACGGGCGCTCTATCTCCTCGCGGAAGCGCTCGCAGATGCACCGCCTCCGCAAGTGGCAGGAACGGATTCGGACGAAGGACGCGGGCGAGCGCAACCTACAGTTCGCGCTCTCTGAGATCGACCGGATGGCGTCCGCGCTGGGCGTCCCGCGCTCCGTCCGCGAGGTCGCCTCGGTGATCTATCGGCGCGCGCTCAACGAGGACCTGATTCGTGGCCGCTCCATCGAGGGCGTCGCCACCGCCGCCCTCTACGCCGCCTGTCGGAAGGAGGGTATCCCCCGCTCGCTGGAGGAAATTTCGGAGGTCTCGCGGGTCGAACGCAAGGAGATCGGTCGCACCTACCGCTACATCTCGCAGGAACTCGGACTGGAGATGAAGCCGGTCGACCCCAAGAAGTACGTCCCCCGATTCTGTTCGGAACTCGATCTGAGCGAGGAGGTGCAGGCGAAGGCCAACGAGATCATCGAGACCACGGCGGAGAAGGGCCTGCTCTCGGGCAAGTCGCCCACCGGCTACGCCGCCGCTGCCATCTACGCCGCCTCCCTGCTCTGTAACGAGAAGAAGACCCAGCGCGAGGTGGCGGATGTGGCGCAGGTGACCGAGGTCACCATTCGCAACCGGTATCAGGAACAGATCGAGGCGATGGGCATCCACAGCTAG
- the nreA gene encoding DNA repair protein NreA codes for MRLDEFIDIEANERAERRRLAKEKSYDILDHVESVADRIERSVSGDAIVGSVSPSIFVGRSNYPEVSTGILSPVGNEGDAARFATSGAWYEEGVDLDEVFRRRTSLLNSRRSSPVDVHDTWDGFVGVGREVAIADRPVDVEIGLDGDPKVSFDADGVSTPTGPSAPARSAQLGENPHVPRAVEKTLEDDDWRAEGAINYLYRRGFDVYEVNTILSAGALGQRENRRLVPTRWSITAVDDTVGQFLRGSLRDARSISEVEIHRDEFLGNAYWVILAPGQWEYELVELKAPGSVWNPDPEAGMWLAADYEGYEGRTGYVDETAGAYHAARLAVLEHLDDRGRQAKCLVLRHVSDDYWGPAGVWQVREGVRHAFEGDHATAETLADAVRGVVDYVPTSMAALRRKSAMVAGLQTTLDQF; via the coding sequence ATGCGCCTCGACGAGTTCATCGACATCGAGGCCAACGAACGCGCCGAGCGACGGCGTCTCGCGAAAGAGAAATCCTACGACATCCTCGATCACGTCGAGAGCGTCGCCGACCGGATCGAACGGTCCGTCTCCGGCGACGCCATCGTCGGCAGCGTCTCGCCCTCCATCTTCGTCGGCCGCTCGAACTACCCCGAGGTGTCGACCGGCATCCTCTCGCCCGTCGGCAACGAGGGCGACGCCGCCCGGTTCGCCACCAGCGGCGCGTGGTACGAGGAAGGCGTGGATTTAGACGAGGTGTTTCGGCGGCGGACTAGCCTGCTGAACTCCCGGCGTTCGTCCCCGGTCGATGTCCACGACACGTGGGACGGCTTCGTCGGCGTCGGCCGGGAAGTCGCCATCGCGGACCGCCCGGTCGACGTGGAGATCGGCCTCGACGGCGACCCGAAGGTGAGTTTCGACGCCGACGGTGTCTCGACGCCCACGGGGCCGAGCGCACCCGCCCGCTCGGCCCAACTGGGCGAGAACCCGCACGTCCCCAGAGCGGTCGAGAAGACGCTGGAGGACGACGACTGGCGGGCCGAAGGGGCAATAAATTACCTCTACCGACGCGGATTCGACGTGTACGAGGTGAACACCATCCTCTCGGCGGGGGCGCTGGGACAGCGCGAGAACCGCCGTCTCGTCCCGACGCGGTGGTCGATCACCGCCGTCGACGACACCGTCGGGCAGTTCCTCCGGGGGTCGCTCCGCGACGCGCGAAGTATATCCGAGGTGGAGATCCACCGTGACGAGTTCCTCGGCAACGCCTACTGGGTGATCCTCGCCCCCGGCCAGTGGGAGTACGAACTCGTCGAGTTGAAGGCGCCGGGCAGCGTCTGGAATCCCGATCCCGAGGCGGGGATGTGGCTCGCGGCCGACTACGAGGGCTACGAGGGCCGCACCGGCTACGTCGACGAGACGGCGGGCGCGTATCACGCCGCCCGTCTGGCCGTCCTCGAACACCTCGACGACCGCGGACGGCAGGCGAAGTGTCTCGTTCTCCGACACGTCTCGGACGACTACTGGGGGCCGGCGGGCGTCTGGCAGGTGCGCGAGGGCGTCCGCCACGCCTTCGAGGGCGACCACGCCACCGCCGAGACGCTCGCCGACGCGGTCCGGGGCGTCGTCGACTACGTACCCACGTCGATGGCGGCGTTGCGACGGAAATCCGCGATGGTCGCAGGGCTGCAGACGACGCTCGATCAGTTCTGA
- a CDS encoding TrkH family potassium uptake protein produces the protein MARSQRAYVDYRVTVAYVGTVLKYIGVTPAFPLVLALYYGEDPVPFVATSVVMIGSGALLERVRGDGDLGNREAFLLVSLAWLVVPLLGTVPYLVAGTGTVATPVNAMFESMSGFTTTGATVLGEISVERHGHAMLLWRQLTQWLGGMGILVLMIAILPELSVGGAQVINQEAPGLALEKLTPRIQETARVLWSIYAGVTVLTAAVYYGLHLAGTAPNMDLYNAVAHALTTMPTGGFSPEARSAEAFAPAAQWVMMPFMLVAGTNFALFWYVLKGKPNRLTGNTEFRSYLLAVAGFGAVISAVLYLGVGLAEMPSNVAVIPGNVESALRQGLFQVIAIVTTTGYASMDVNAWDGSAQTILLFAYFLGGSAGSAAGSVKIVRWVLVKRAIGRSLYTSVHPQAIRPLRLEGEAVDEETIRDVFVFVLLFLALFAFSTVVLYLDSFRTPEISLSGLDAMSVAIATLGNVGPGFGVVGPMNSFLPFSDAAKLYMIFLMWIGRLEVLSVLVIFTPSFWRW, from the coding sequence ATGGCTCGCAGCCAGCGCGCGTACGTCGACTACCGGGTGACCGTGGCCTACGTCGGGACGGTGCTCAAGTATATCGGTGTCACGCCGGCGTTTCCGCTCGTGCTGGCACTCTACTACGGCGAAGATCCGGTCCCGTTCGTCGCAACGAGCGTCGTCATGATCGGAAGCGGTGCCCTCCTCGAGCGGGTTCGCGGCGACGGCGATTTGGGCAACCGAGAGGCGTTCCTGCTGGTGAGCCTGGCCTGGCTGGTCGTCCCCCTCTTGGGAACCGTCCCGTACCTTGTCGCCGGGACGGGAACCGTCGCAACTCCCGTCAACGCGATGTTCGAGAGCATGAGTGGGTTCACAACGACCGGAGCAACCGTCCTCGGGGAAATCTCGGTCGAACGCCACGGTCACGCGATGTTGCTGTGGCGCCAGCTCACCCAGTGGCTCGGCGGAATGGGTATCCTTGTGTTGATGATCGCTATCCTGCCGGAACTGTCCGTGGGCGGGGCACAGGTCATCAACCAAGAGGCGCCGGGGCTTGCGCTGGAGAAACTGACGCCGCGAATCCAAGAGACTGCACGCGTCCTGTGGAGTATTTACGCCGGGGTCACCGTCCTCACCGCGGCGGTCTACTACGGGCTGCATCTGGCCGGCACCGCGCCAAACATGGACCTCTACAACGCGGTCGCTCACGCGCTCACGACGATGCCGACCGGCGGATTCTCGCCCGAAGCCCGGAGCGCCGAGGCGTTCGCCCCCGCCGCCCAGTGGGTGATGATGCCGTTCATGCTCGTCGCTGGAACCAACTTCGCCCTGTTCTGGTACGTCCTCAAGGGGAAGCCGAACCGACTGACCGGCAACACCGAGTTCCGGTCGTATCTGCTCGCCGTCGCCGGCTTCGGGGCCGTCATCTCGGCGGTGCTCTACCTCGGCGTCGGCCTCGCGGAGATGCCGTCGAACGTCGCCGTGATCCCCGGAAACGTTGAGAGCGCGCTCCGGCAAGGGCTCTTTCAGGTAATCGCCATCGTGACGACGACCGGATACGCGAGCATGGACGTCAACGCTTGGGACGGCTCCGCACAGACGATCCTGTTGTTCGCGTACTTCCTCGGGGGCTCCGCGGGCTCGGCCGCCGGATCGGTCAAGATCGTGCGGTGGGTGCTCGTCAAGCGAGCCATCGGCCGGTCGCTGTACACGTCCGTCCACCCCCAAGCCATCAGACCGCTCCGGCTAGAAGGGGAGGCCGTCGACGAGGAGACGATCCGTGACGTCTTTGTGTTCGTCCTCCTCTTTCTGGCGCTGTTTGCCTTCTCGACGGTCGTCCTCTATCTCGATAGCTTCCGGACGCCCGAAATCTCGCTGTCCGGACTGGACGCGATGAGCGTCGCCATCGCCACGCTGGGGAACGTCGGCCCCGGCTTCGGCGTCGTCGGGCCGATGAACAGCTTCCTGCCTTTCTCCGACGCTGCGAAGCTCTATATGATCTTTCTGATGTGGATCGGCCGGCTGGAGGTACTCTCGGTACTCGTCATCTTCACGCCGTCGTTCTGGCGTTGGTGA
- a CDS encoding DUF302 domain-containing protein has translation MALPIDPATLEASDIGEQRATLEMDHEEAVEHVRETFEAAGFGVPVEFSVSEMLNEKIDAGRDPYYVLGACNPSMADRVLDASEGRVGAIMPCNVVVWEERPGVQTVYHVSIMRIGRLLGMAPDDEGMADIIAETGEMVDAAYAAL, from the coding sequence ATGGCGCTCCCTATCGACCCCGCGACCCTCGAAGCCAGCGACATCGGCGAACAGCGCGCGACACTCGAGATGGATCACGAGGAGGCGGTCGAACACGTCCGCGAGACGTTCGAGGCCGCCGGTTTCGGCGTCCCCGTTGAGTTCTCGGTGTCCGAGATGTTGAACGAGAAGATCGACGCCGGCCGCGACCCCTACTACGTCCTCGGCGCGTGCAACCCCTCGATGGCCGACCGCGTCCTCGACGCCAGCGAGGGGCGGGTGGGCGCGATCATGCCCTGCAACGTCGTCGTCTGGGAGGAACGGCCGGGCGTCCAGACCGTCTACCACGTCAGCATCATGCGGATCGGCCGCCTGCTCGGCATGGCGCCCGACGACGAGGGGATGGCCGACATCATCGCGGAGACGGGTGAAATGGTCGACGCCGCGTACGCGGCGCTGTAG
- a CDS encoding universal stress protein, with the protein MATFQHVLVPTDGSKAAKRAADHAIDLVADSEGTITALYVIDMGDADYVAVPSDIAETKDRIRKKGEELVDEIREMAEEAGVECETAVVTGIADEAIVDYAEDHGVDLIALGKHGKRDPDKPIIGNTARRVVQASSIPVHTV; encoded by the coding sequence ATGGCTACGTTCCAACACGTTCTCGTCCCGACCGACGGGAGCAAGGCGGCGAAGCGCGCGGCCGACCACGCGATCGACCTCGTTGCCGACTCCGAGGGGACGATCACCGCCCTCTACGTCATCGACATGGGCGACGCCGACTACGTGGCGGTACCGAGCGACATCGCGGAGACCAAGGATCGCATCCGAAAGAAAGGCGAGGAACTCGTCGACGAGATTCGGGAGATGGCCGAGGAAGCGGGCGTCGAGTGCGAGACGGCGGTCGTCACGGGCATCGCCGACGAGGCCATCGTCGACTACGCCGAGGATCACGGGGTCGACCTGATCGCCCTCGGTAAACACGGCAAGCGCGACCCCGACAAGCCCATCATCGGGAACACCGCCCGTCGGGTCGTCCAGGCATCGTCGATTCCGGTCCACACGGTCTGA
- a CDS encoding CPBP family intramembrane glutamic endopeptidase: MRLTRLSWVQTSLLVGLCLGVVWSLWRVPPTSLDARLVRDVVVFIGLPGTLALVRGRDLGWRVDRRALRNTVLLALFVTPFYVVGSSLPTIRAYYPMWATDTALAVFLPHAAAQFVVAAAAETYYRGLLCVGVREVGFKSVFISPVVYAFHHIHKPPIELLLSAPTDVLFGAVDYRSASILPSVVAHGLGLALLDWLVLHPPLVPTATVVRALSWLPIPL; encoded by the coding sequence ATGCGCCTCACTCGGCTCTCCTGGGTGCAAACGTCGCTGCTCGTCGGACTCTGTCTCGGCGTCGTCTGGTCGCTCTGGCGTGTCCCACCCACGAGCCTCGACGCCCGCCTCGTCCGCGACGTGGTGGTGTTCATCGGTCTGCCAGGTACGCTCGCGCTCGTTCGCGGCCGTGATCTGGGCTGGCGAGTGGACCGCCGCGCCCTCCGCAACACCGTCTTGCTCGCACTCTTCGTCACCCCCTTCTACGTCGTCGGCTCGTCGCTCCCGACGATCCGAGCGTACTACCCGATGTGGGCGACCGACACCGCCCTCGCCGTCTTCCTCCCTCACGCCGCCGCGCAGTTCGTCGTCGCCGCCGCCGCCGAGACGTACTACCGGGGCCTGCTCTGTGTCGGCGTCCGCGAGGTGGGGTTCAAGAGCGTCTTCATCAGTCCCGTCGTCTACGCCTTCCACCACATCCACAAGCCGCCGATCGAACTCCTGCTGTCGGCGCCGACGGACGTACTCTTCGGCGCCGTCGACTACCGGAGCGCCTCCATCCTGCCCTCCGTCGTCGCCCACGGCCTCGGCCTCGCGTTACTCGATTGGCTCGTCCTCCACCCGCCACTCGTCCCGACGGCGACGGTCGTTCGGGCACTGTCGTGGCTCCCCATTCCGCTGTAA
- a CDS encoding DUF5789 family protein: MSDDTDEEAEPAVELGEGEPVEGAPLARVASRLTWPQEASGVRTKEGDATIRTPDGPRTLDSVLDAVDETYFDTRQTFLTEVRSEIGTGPIPTAEE; the protein is encoded by the coding sequence ATGAGCGACGACACGGACGAGGAGGCGGAACCCGCGGTCGAACTCGGCGAGGGCGAACCGGTCGAGGGGGCGCCACTCGCACGCGTGGCATCGCGACTCACCTGGCCGCAGGAGGCCAGTGGGGTGCGGACGAAGGAGGGCGACGCGACGATCCGAACGCCAGACGGTCCGCGAACCCTCGATTCGGTCCTCGACGCCGTCGACGAGACGTACTTCGACACGCGACAGACCTTCCTCACCGAAGTCCGGTCGGAGATCGGGACCGGCCCGATCCCCACTGCCGAGGAGTGA
- a CDS encoding DUF7139 domain-containing protein: MTSLGEVYHGDDRSGPSLRQIYAGSALFVVGIVLVVAGIVVATTDVLLGGGTTLFEVREYGGILAGLGVPSVFLGISAVLPAERSTRAAAGIGASVAVLGVALFAHAYPCRWSGANCAPGMVDLTLPTVGVYFLGALTTFWCLFVGIANFKTRNDPGGTVTMEVTRQGETKVIEVDRSKGHGSVGLGGSSSTPTASVGAQVSDGGSDDDDIREVASVSSASSSPSHANTSQSGGGGTATASGGGSEVWKSTTATDATTDNADRYCGNCEHFEYVRTERGIQPYCGFHGGVMADMDACEDWSGR, from the coding sequence ATGACCAGTCTCGGGGAGGTCTACCACGGGGACGACCGGAGCGGCCCGAGTCTCCGGCAGATCTACGCAGGGTCGGCCCTGTTCGTCGTCGGCATCGTCCTCGTCGTCGCGGGTATCGTCGTCGCCACGACCGACGTGCTACTCGGCGGAGGAACCACGCTGTTCGAGGTGCGCGAGTACGGGGGTATCCTCGCCGGCCTCGGCGTCCCCTCCGTCTTCCTCGGTATCTCGGCCGTCCTGCCCGCCGAACGCTCGACGCGCGCCGCCGCAGGTATCGGCGCCAGCGTCGCCGTTCTCGGCGTCGCCCTCTTCGCGCACGCCTACCCGTGCCGGTGGTCCGGCGCCAACTGCGCCCCCGGCATGGTCGACCTCACCCTCCCCACCGTCGGCGTCTACTTCCTCGGCGCGCTCACCACCTTCTGGTGTCTGTTCGTCGGCATCGCCAACTTCAAAACGCGGAACGATCCCGGCGGCACCGTCACCATGGAGGTCACGCGGCAGGGCGAGACGAAAGTGATCGAAGTGGATCGGTCGAAAGGCCACGGAAGCGTCGGCCTCGGCGGCAGCAGTTCCACGCCGACGGCGAGCGTCGGCGCACAGGTGAGCGACGGCGGGAGCGACGACGACGATATCCGCGAGGTGGCGTCCGTCTCGTCCGCCTCCTCGTCGCCCTCTCACGCCAACACTTCCCAGAGCGGTGGCGGCGGTACGGCCACCGCATCCGGCGGCGGTAGCGAAGTCTGGAAGTCGACCACAGCGACCGACGCGACCACCGACAACGCCGACCGCTACTGCGGCAACTGCGAACACTTCGAGTACGTGCGCACTGAGCGCGGTATCCAGCCCTACTGTGGCTTCCACGGCGGCGTCATGGCCGACATGGACGCCTGTGAGGACTGGAGCGGTCGTTAG
- a CDS encoding Mut7-C RNAse domain-containing protein, with protein MRFLCDAMLGKLARYLRMCGHDTAYALDRGVEADDAVREVALQEDRRLLTRDADLAARTDGAICLSARDIEDQLRELDAAGVSLSLPATPTRCGRCNGRLEPVADEAETPADAPDPAETSVWRCERCGQHFWKGSHWDDVQERLP; from the coding sequence ATGCGATTCCTCTGTGACGCGATGCTCGGCAAACTGGCGCGCTATCTCCGGATGTGCGGCCACGATACGGCGTACGCGCTGGATCGGGGCGTGGAGGCCGACGACGCCGTCCGCGAGGTGGCACTGCAGGAGGATCGGCGCCTTCTCACCCGCGATGCCGACCTCGCAGCCCGAACCGACGGCGCAATCTGCCTCTCGGCCCGGGATATCGAGGATCAGTTACGGGAACTCGACGCGGCCGGCGTCTCGCTCTCGCTCCCCGCGACGCCGACGCGGTGTGGCCGGTGTAACGGACGGCTCGAACCAGTTGCGGACGAGGCAGAGACGCCGGCCGATGCGCCCGACCCCGCGGAGACGAGCGTCTGGCGGTGCGAGCGGTGTGGACAGCACTTCTGGAAAGGGAGTCACTGGGACGACGTGCAGGAACGGCTTCCCTAA